Genomic DNA from Gloeocapsa sp. PCC 73106:
GCAAGTACCACATCATTGCCATCGCGGCCGAGTATAAAGTTGAGACCTCTAGCTCCGGTTTGAAAAGTGTCACTTGCGGGTGTCCCAACAACGGTGAGATTAACGCTATAAGCGTAGAGAGTTTGCAGAATTTGATTGGTATCTAGACCGTCTACATTAATTCTACCGTCAACAATTGCATCTGCAAGTTCGCTAAACTTATCTGTTAATATCGCTAAATCATTTGGAGTTAAATCTGTATATGTCTCGATCTGTTCCAGAAGAATTTGCACTAGCTGGGAAACAATTGCTTCAGAATTACTTATCATGTTAGTTTGTGCGAAGGTAAAGTATGTATTATGTATTGCTTAACGCACTCTATCCCAACTTGTTTCAATTGTCAAGTATGATACTCAATAAATTTATAAAAACGATTTTCATTTTCAATATATGAAAATTTGGCGTGCAATTCAACAGGATTTTTTTCTCTCTTTAGGGATACTATTTTTATTTTTAATAATTTTAGGAATCGTGATTGGACCCTATTTTTACCACGTATCTTTTGACGCCATAGATGTTAACCAATCTAATCTAGGACCGAGTTGGGGTCATTTGTTTGGGACCAATGATTTGGGTCAAGATCAGTTAGCGAGAGTTTTATTAGGTGGGAGAATTTCTTTAAGCGTGTCTTTAGCCGCGATGTTAGTAGCCATTAGTTTAGGGACTTTAATCGGAGCGATCGCCGGATTTTATGGCGGTATACTCGACTTAATTCTCATGCGTTTTACAGATTTATTTTTATCTTTACCTCAGTTACCTCTATTACTGCTAATTGTTTATTTATTTCGAGATAGCGTCATCCGTATAGCAGGAGCCGAGAGAGGAATATTTATTCTAGTAGTACTAGTAATAGGTGGTTTAAATTGGATGTCTGTAGCGCGACTGGTGAGAGCAGATTTTCTCAAAATTAAAGAGATGGAATTTATCAAAGCCGCTCAGAGTCTAGGGGCTAAACCTATAGCCATCATTGTCCGTCATATCTTACCCAACGTGATGAGTGTAATTATTGTAGCTTCAACTCTAGCCATGGGTAATGCGTTGATCATTGAGTCAACTCTCAGTTTTTTAGGACTAGGATTTCCACCGGATTTACCAACTTGGGGACGAATGCTTTTTGAAGCCCAAAACTATATCACTTCCCATCCTCATTTAGTGGTGTTTCCAGGTTTGGCTATTTTTCTTACTGTACTGAGTATTAACGCCATTGGGAATGGGTTACGTGATTTACTCGATCCCAAAGCAAGTTAAGTTAAATTTTCAAAAGTGTACAATAAAAAGCTGAGCTCAAGTGAACTACCTGCACTGA
This window encodes:
- a CDS encoding ABC transporter permease, with the protein product MKIWRAIQQDFFLSLGILFLFLIILGIVIGPYFYHVSFDAIDVNQSNLGPSWGHLFGTNDLGQDQLARVLLGGRISLSVSLAAMLVAISLGTLIGAIAGFYGGILDLILMRFTDLFLSLPQLPLLLLIVYLFRDSVIRIAGAERGIFILVVLVIGGLNWMSVARLVRADFLKIKEMEFIKAAQSLGAKPIAIIVRHILPNVMSVIIVASTLAMGNALIIESTLSFLGLGFPPDLPTWGRMLFEAQNYITSHPHLVVFPGLAIFLTVLSINAIGNGLRDLLDPKAS